In the genome of Tripterygium wilfordii isolate XIE 37 chromosome 19, ASM1340144v1, whole genome shotgun sequence, one region contains:
- the LOC119985482 gene encoding uncharacterized protein LOC119985482, whose protein sequence is MTSTPFVRALRLEDPPHKFSPPTFAVYDGKTYPVAHISTYTHKMVLWAGRDGLMCKMFSSSLRITAMKWFHQLPENSVSSWREWARIFVARFIANSRDQATLDTLFALHLRRGESLRAYAARYSDTYVDIEDCDERTAVATFRLGLPRDYKLRESLTMAPPKSMVVLQDRIKQYVKFEEDKQGDRQFASQEGTKKENKKFEKKNGKEKDSKKDPKSTSYEAVKTIFKDPIFRILPNKMSGDPSTRNQSKWCSYHKDKGHRIEDCREFKRHLEELVQQGHLKEFINKEKTATEKKAAPQSKEWGEPSHYVVNFIDAMVPNAQLGDETRRTEYKRVRHRQEVMQMDFNPHLGTKRPREATALTFTKEDAT, encoded by the coding sequence ATGACTTCCACACCCTTTGTACGGGCTCTGCGATTGGAAGATCCACCACACAAGTTTTCACCCCCGACGTTTGCAGTCTATGATGGAAAAACATATCCTGTAGCACATATTTCAACCTACACTCATAAGATGGTTCTTTGGGCAGGTCGAGACGGACTCATGTGCAAAATGTTTTCGTCAAGCCTCAGGATAACAGCCATGAAATGGTTCCATCAACTTCCAGAGAATTCAGTTTCGTCTTGGAGAGAATGGGCCCGGATCTTCGTAGCAAGATTCATAGCAAATAGTCGAGATCAAGCAACATTGGATACGCTGTTTGCTTTACATCTAAGGAGAGGAGAATCACTCAGGGCTTACGCTGCCAGGTATTCAGATACCTATGTGGATATAGAAGATTGTGATGAAAGGACCGCAGTGGCTACTTTTCGTCTCGGGCTCCCTCGTGATTATAAATTGCGAGAGAGTTTGACGATGGCTCCACCTAAGAGTATGGTCGTGCTCCAGGACAGGATTAAGCAATACGTCAAATTTGAAGAAGACAAACAGGGGGATCGGCAGTTTGCTTCTCAAGaagggacaaaaaaagaaaataagaaatttgaaaagaagAACGGGAAAGAAAAGGATTCGAAGAAGGATCCAAAGTCCACTTCTTATGAGGCtgtaaaaacaatatttaaggacccaatttTCCGAATTCTGCCAAATAAGATGTCAGGGGATCCGTCCACTCGAAACCAGTCCAAATGGTGTTCCTATCATAAAGACAAAGGCCACAGGATAGAAGACTGCAGAGAGTTCAAACGGCATTTGGAAGAATTGGTTCAACAGGGGCATCTTAAGGAATTTATTAACAAAGAGAAAACCGCTACCGAAAAGAAGGCAGCACCTCAGTCAAAGGAGTGGGGAGAACCTTCACACTATgtggttaattttattgatgcaatggTACCGAACGCACAACTTGGTGATGAGACAAGGCGAACGGAGTATAAGAGGGTCCGACACCGACAAGAGGTAATGCAAATGGATTTTAATCCCCATTTGGGAACAAAGAGACCAAGGGAGGCAACTGCACTCACTTTCACCAAGGAAGATGCAACATGA
- the LOC119986220 gene encoding GLABROUS1 enhancer-binding protein-like, which translates to MPPKRPPPSEEPPPQASSSSEDDSSEEEEPQIEGQEPYSATPLQLVKPQPESSDSGSEAESGSDSEPDHTDVKPLAFKPMDGAKPSPSKHSVVVAASPLRASKRAKKDLDDGVSAEKAVDSAKKQLFQRLFSEDDEIALLKGIIEFAAKKGKDPIFFIVEFHEFIKKSIHIDVTRAQLMDKIKRLKKKFVNNVGKAKKGKDRTFTNAHEQRTYDLSKNIWGRDETSGDAQAVDDGNVKSNGRVVKDTKNVETEREGNARVKSRGGEAVRIDKSVSGAGLEGYVLNEGLDLLEGEKRVELEKKWRTLQDAELELFARRAELISEQAQLVLEAYKSMHT; encoded by the coding sequence ATGCCACCGAAACGGCCACCACCATCGGAGGAGCCACCGCCACAGGCATCATCCTCCTCTGAAGATGATTCTTCCGAAGAAGAAGAACCCCAGATCGAGGGTCAAGAACCCTATTCGGCTACTCCGTTACAGTTGGTAAAGCCTCAACCAGAATCATCCGATTCCGGATCCGAAGCAGAATCCGGATCTGATTCAGAACCTGATCACACCGATGTCAAGCCTCTTGCTTTCAAACCCATGGATGGAGCTAAACCCTCTCCCTCCAAGCATTCGGTGGTTGTTGCCGCGTCTCCTTTAAGGGCTTCTAAGCGGGCTAAGAAGGACCTTGATGATGGGGTTTCAGCTGAGAAAGCCGTTGACAGCGCAAAGAAGCAGCTTTTCCAGAGACTTTTTAGCGAGGACGATGAAATTGCTTTGTTAAAAGGCATAATTGAATTTGCTGCAAAGAAAGGTAAAGATCCAATTTTTTTCATTGTTGAATTTCACGAATTTATCaagaaatcaattcacattGATGTAACAAGAGCACAATTGATGGACAAGATAAAGAGgttgaagaagaagtttgtgaaCAATGTGGGTAAAGCCAAGAAAGGGAAGGACAGGACCTTCACGAATGCACACGAGCAGAGAACTTACGATTTGTCAAAGAACATTTGGGGCAGAGATGAAACATCTGGTGATGCACAAGCAGTGGATGATGGGAATGTGAAGTCTAATGGAAGAGTAGTCAAGGATACAAAAAATGTGGAAACTGAGAGGGAGGGGAATGCCAGGGTGAAGTCAAGAGGTGGAGAGGCGGTGAGGATTGACAAGAGTGTGAGTGGTGCAGGGTTGGAGGGTTATGTTTTAAATGAGGGGCTCGATTTGCTCGAGGGAGAGAAGAGGGTAGAGCTGGAGAAGAAATGGAGGACCCTTCAAGATGCAGAGCTTGAACTGTTTGCGAGAAGGGCAGAGCTGATATCAGAGCAGGCCCAATTAGTGCTAGAGGCCTACAAGTCAATGCATACTTAG